One window of the Chryseotalea sp. WA131a genome contains the following:
- a CDS encoding acyl transferase, whose product MKERFHSIKSFTDAISSVNVNNFQDIALSLFQFQAIHNPIYQSFLNYLGVYPTKITAIDQIPFLPIGFFKSGMVKTGNWRPSTIFTSSGTTGITTSQHAINDIGFYLQHATQIFERVYGSLKDYHILALLPSYLERQGSSLIAMMEHFIRRTESTHSGFYLYNQDEFISKADFLKNDKRKVMVWGVSFALLDLAEKNQVDLSKAIVMETGGMKGRRKEWVREELHQFLCARFNVKSIHSEYGMTELLSQAYSHGAGLFESPNSLKIVIKDLNDPFQTLETGKTGLISIIDLANAHSCAFIQTQDLGRITQNGYFEVLGRMDNSDVRGCNLLVG is encoded by the coding sequence ATGAAGGAACGCTTCCATTCCATAAAAAGTTTTACTGATGCCATCTCTTCGGTAAACGTAAACAACTTTCAGGATATTGCACTTTCGTTGTTTCAATTTCAAGCGATCCACAATCCCATCTACCAATCGTTTCTAAACTACCTGGGAGTATACCCAACAAAGATAACAGCAATTGACCAAATACCATTTTTGCCCATCGGCTTTTTTAAATCGGGGATGGTGAAAACTGGTAACTGGCGGCCAAGCACCATATTTACCAGCAGCGGCACTACTGGCATCACCACTAGCCAACATGCCATAAATGATATTGGTTTCTACCTTCAGCATGCTACCCAGATTTTTGAACGTGTATATGGTAGCCTCAAAGATTACCATATTTTGGCTTTGTTGCCTTCATATTTAGAGCGCCAAGGGTCATCGCTCATTGCCATGATGGAGCATTTTATAAGACGAACGGAGTCGACTCATTCTGGATTTTACCTTTACAATCAAGATGAATTTATATCAAAAGCCGATTTCCTAAAAAATGACAAACGTAAAGTAATGGTATGGGGTGTTTCATTTGCTTTGCTCGATTTAGCAGAAAAAAACCAGGTGGATTTAAGCAAAGCAATTGTAATGGAAACCGGAGGCATGAAAGGAAGACGAAAAGAATGGGTGCGCGAAGAGCTACATCAATTTTTATGCGCGCGGTTCAATGTAAAATCTATCCACTCTGAGTATGGAATGACAGAATTGCTTTCGCAGGCTTATTCGCATGGCGCTGGCCTTTTTGAATCTCCAAATTCCTTGAAAATTGTAATTAAAGACTTGAATGACCCTTTCCAAACCTTGGAGACCGGCAAAACGGGCCTTATTTCAATAATAGATTTGGCCAATGCCCACTCTTGCGCTTTTATTCAAACCCAAGATTTAGGCAGGATTACCCAAAACGGTTACTTTGAAGTACTTGGCAGAATGGATAACAGCGATGTTAGAGGGTGCAATTTGCTGGTTGGATAG